One Sulfitobacter sp. M39 genomic window, GTGTGAACCGCAAGTTGCAAGGTGACGCGGCGGGGTATCCGCCCGCCCAAGGTCGCCTGCGACCCGCCGTCTATGACGTGGTGCGCTTGGCCCGAAACGGCAGCGGCGTCAGCGGGATACCCTCTTCGATCAAGGCGACGGCTTCGTCCAGACGCGCCTCGCCATAGATCGAGCGGTCGGGCGCATCCCCGATGTGGATGGCACGGGCTTCACGCACGAAATCATCGCCAACATATTCCGAGGAGGTTTCGACCTCTTTTCGCAGCGCCTTCAGCGCCTCTTCCAACGCGCTTTGAGGTTTCGATAGTACCGGCACTGCGGCGTCCGGCTTTTGACCACCCTCACCGCGGTTCTCGCGGCGCTCACCGGTTGTGACACGGGGGGCCATCATGCCCTTGGTCACCTTGGTCGAACCACACAGCGCGCAGGTCAGATGCCCCGCCTGCGCCAGCGCATCAAAGGCGGCGGCAGATTTGAACCAGCTTTCAAACTGGTGGTCCTGATCACATTTCAGCGAAAACTTGATCATCGCGCCCGCAGGCATCCTCTCGTCGTTAAGATATGTTAAAAATGGGGGCGCAAGCCGGTCCAGTCAAGCGGCTCAACTCCGCCCGCGCGGATCGAAGTCCCGGATCATGCGCGCCAGCTCGGGCTCTGACACCATTTTGGCGGCCTTCTTGCGCGACATCCACTTGCGCCGCCGCTGGCCGGCTTCGGGGTATTTATCGGCGGTGATCTTGACCTCTACGGGATAGAGCATGGCCACCACCGGCAACATCTCTCCGTCGTCCATTTCCTTTGTGTAGGAATAGACGCCAAGGCAGCCGCCCGTGACCCGCCCACGCACGCCCGCTTCTTCCCATGCCTCGCGTGCGGCGGCGGCACCGGGGGTTTTGGCATCCATCGGCCAGCCTTTCGGCACAATCCAGCGTTTCGCCCCCCGAGACGTGATCAGCAGCACCTGCACCTTGCCTTGGCGCACGCGGTAACACAGCGCAGCGAACTGTGTTCGCACCTCTCCCTTGCGGGCACCTTGCAGTGATATGGGCAGCTGTTTCATGCGGGGCATTCTGTCTCCGGGGTGGTGCGACAACAAAAGCCTACCCGTGCTGTGATGACAAGACCAGTCGCCCTTGCACGCCCCTACGGCATGGCGGATACTGCGGGAATGAAACGTTTTTTGCCGCTCATTTTTGCAGCGCTGCTGCCTACCCTCGCGCAGGCAGAGCAGCCTTCGGTGACGGTCT contains:
- a CDS encoding NUDIX hydrolase; translated protein: MKQLPISLQGARKGEVRTQFAALCYRVRQGKVQVLLITSRGAKRWIVPKGWPMDAKTPGAAAAREAWEEAGVRGRVTGGCLGVYSYTKEMDDGEMLPVVAMLYPVEVKITADKYPEAGQRRRKWMSRKKAAKMVSEPELARMIRDFDPRGRS
- a CDS encoding DUF1178 family protein, with the translated sequence MIKFSLKCDQDHQFESWFKSAAAFDALAQAGHLTCALCGSTKVTKGMMAPRVTTGERRENRGEGGQKPDAAVPVLSKPQSALEEALKALRKEVETSSEYVGDDFVREARAIHIGDAPDRSIYGEARLDEAVALIEEGIPLTPLPFRAKRTTS